A stretch of Tenrec ecaudatus isolate mTenEca1 chromosome 2, mTenEca1.hap1, whole genome shotgun sequence DNA encodes these proteins:
- the LOC142440347 gene encoding olfactory receptor 14C36-like, translating into MPNSTLVTEFLLTGFSDVWELRVLHTMLFSLMYLATLTGNLLIVTVITVDQRLHTPMYYFILNLSVLDMCYISVTVPKACVIFLLNNRVISVVGCAAQIFLVQLCAYAELLLLTIMARDRYVAICQPLHYHVIMTPRVCVQMTLASVLSGMVYAGVHTGNTFHLSFCHSNVVHQFFCDTPALMKLSCSDILTNEIVIFASSVILGGGSFSFITMSYVHIFSTVLKFPTGRERRKAFSTCIPHILIFIIFLGSGATVYLKPTSNSPLIQDMVISVFYSIVPPFLNPVIYTLRNKQIKEAVRRVMRKTLIFSGKPSLFQHIPT; encoded by the coding sequence ATGCCTAACTCTACCCTAGTGACTGAATTTCTACTTACAGGATTTTCTGATGTGTGGGAGTTGAGAGTCTTGCACACAATGTTATTTTCACTAATGTACTTGGCGACTCTCACAGGGAATCTTCTCATTGTCACAGTGATCACTGTTGACCAAAGACTTCATACCCCCATGTATTACTTTATCCTGAATCTCTCTGTCTTGGACATGTGTTACATTTCTGTGACTGTACCCAAGGCGTGTGTCATCTTCCTGCTAAACAACAGGGTGATTTCCGTGGTTGGATGTGCAGCTCAGATTTTCCTCGTGCAGTTATGTGCTTATGCAGAGTTGCTGCTGCTCACCATCATGGCCCGTGACCGCTACGTGGCCATCTGCcagcccctccactaccatgtgaTCATGACCCCTCGTGTCTGTGTCCAAATGACGCTGGCCTCTGTGCTCAGTGGTATGGTCTACGCAGGTGTGCACACTGGGAACacattccatttgtccttctgtcATTCTAATGTGGTTCATCAGTTTTTCTGTGATACTCCCGCTCTGATGAAGCTCTCCTGCTCTGACATCTTAACCAATGAAATTGTAAtttttgcctcttctgtgatATTAGGTGGTGGCTCCTTTTCCTTCATCACCATGTCTTATGTTCACATATTTTCTACGGTGCTCAAGTTTCCAACCGGAAGAGAACGAAGAAAGGCCTTTTCCACCTGTATCCCACACATTCTCATTTTCATAATTTTCCTCGGCTCTGGTGCTACTGTGTATCTGAAGCCAACCTCCAACTCCCCTCTGATACAGGACATGGTCATTTCTGTGTTCTATTCTATAGTCCCTCCTTTCTTGAATCCTGTCATCTACACTCTTAGAAACAAGCAGATAAAGGAGGCTGTAAGGCGAGTTATGAGAAAAACACTCATTTTTTCAGGAAAACCCTCGTTATTCCAACACATTCCTACTTAG